A genomic segment from Kyrpidia tusciae DSM 2912 encodes:
- the fabG gene encoding 3-oxoacyl-[acyl-carrier-protein] reductase yields the protein MALAEEMVVQGRVLVGKVALVTGASRGIGAAIARELARLGATTVLNYCRSAEQAEALVRQLSAHNDRVAAVRADVSQPEEIDRLWKEVSDGFGPIDILVNNAGITRDSRFLNMSAAQWEDVMHTNLDSMFHLTQRVLPSMIENGFGRIINVSSIIAQTGGFGQVNYSAAKAGIIGFTKSLALETAKYNITVNAVCPGFIWTDMVAAVPEKVQDKIKARIPMGRFGLPEEVAKVVRFLVVDGDYITGQCLNVNGGMYM from the coding sequence ATGGCACTTGCTGAGGAAATGGTCGTTCAAGGACGTGTATTGGTGGGTAAGGTTGCGCTGGTCACCGGGGCCTCTCGGGGGATTGGCGCGGCCATCGCCCGGGAGTTAGCCAGGCTCGGGGCGACCACAGTTCTCAACTATTGCCGAAGCGCAGAACAGGCTGAGGCTTTGGTGCGACAACTCAGCGCGCACAATGATCGGGTTGCCGCCGTGAGGGCCGATGTTTCCCAACCGGAGGAGATCGATCGGTTGTGGAAGGAAGTTTCCGACGGATTTGGACCGATCGATATCCTCGTCAACAACGCTGGGATCACCCGAGACTCTCGGTTCCTCAACATGTCTGCAGCCCAGTGGGAAGATGTGATGCACACCAATCTGGACAGCATGTTCCACCTCACACAACGGGTTCTCCCCTCGATGATCGAGAACGGGTTCGGTCGTATTATCAACGTTTCTTCCATCATTGCCCAAACAGGCGGGTTCGGTCAAGTGAATTACTCCGCGGCAAAGGCCGGCATCATCGGATTCACCAAGTCCCTCGCCCTGGAGACGGCCAAATATAACATCACCGTCAACGCCGTGTGCCCGGGATTTATCTGGACGGATATGGTGGCGGCGGTCCCTGAAAAAGTTCAGGACAAAATCAAAGCGAGGATTCCTATGGGCCGGTTCGGTCTTCCAGAAGAAGTGGCAAAAGTTGTCCGGTTCCTGGTGGTGGACGGAGATTACATCACCGGACAATGCCTGAATGTGAACGGTGGCATGTACATGTAA